The genomic DNA ACGAGCGCGGTCGCGCAGCCGAGGCGAATGCCCGAAGGATCTGGATCGACAATCCCTACGTCATCGCCAAGGCAGCACTGGCGCAGGCCGTTGCTACGGCCAACCGGTGTCGCATCGTGTGCGCGGAGAAGCTCGGATTCGTCGCCGTCATCGGTGCCGACTGCGACGTGGAATTCGTTGAGCTGCTTTCTACTTCGCTCTTGGTTCAGGCCAACCGCGCGATGCTGGCGGTGGGCCGCACGACCGCCGGCGCGCAGGCCCGGACCCGCTCGTTTCGCCAGTCATTTCTGCTCTCGTACGCCGCACGCATTGGTGAACGCCTTACTGCCACCTCTACGACGGCGGCCACCGAACTGGACGTCGACAGGCTCCTTCCGGTATTGGCAGCGCGCAGCCAGGCAACCGATGACCTCACCGACAGGCTCTTCCCATCGACGATCCCCCGCATGATGTCGGCGTCCGACGGCGCCGGATGGTCAGCCGGGCGTATCGCCGCCGACCTTGCCCAGCTGGATGTGCGCCGCCCAATCGCGGGGTGAGCGGTGCTCGGCCCGACGGGTCCCGCTACCAGGGACTCTTCGCGTAATCCTTCAAGAAGCACCCGTAGAGGTCCTCGCCCCGTTCCCCGCGCACAATCGGGTCATACACGCGCGCAGCACCATCCACCAGATCCAGCGGTGCATGGAAGCCTTCCTCGGCCAGCCGCAGCTTGGTGGGATGCGGGCGTTCGTCGGTGATCCAGCCGGTGTCGACGGCGGTCATGAGAATGCCGTCCTGCTCCAGCATCTCCCCGGCGCTCGTGCGGGTCAGCATGTTCAGCGCGGCCTTGGCCATGTTGGTGTGCGGATGCCCGGGCCCCTTGTAGCCGCGGCTGAACTGGCCTTCCATCGCGGACACGTTCACCACGTACTTGCGCCGCGCGGACGAGGCGGCCATCGCCGGGCGCAGTCGGCTGACCAGGATGAACGGCGCCGTCTGGTTGCACAGCTGCACCTCGAGGAGCTCCATCGCGTCGACCTCGTGCACCCGTTGGGTCCAGCTGTTGATCGACGCGGTGTCCGGCAGTAGCCCGCCGGCGTCGATCGCGAGGCCGGCGGCAATCCGCTCCGGCGACGCGCTACGGGCTTGCAGCGCAAGCGATGTCAGGGCGTGCGCCGTCGGGTGCTCACCGAGACTGCCGGCCAGGGCATGCGGGTGCGCGTCACTGACGTGGTCGAAGGTGATGACGTCGACTAACTCCGGCGGTGGGGTGCGCTCGGCCTCGACCAGCGCGGCGTACGAGCCCGGCGGGCGTCGCACCGTCTGCGCCGCGTTGTTGATCAGGATGTCCAGCGGCCCCTGCGCGGCGACCTCGTCGGCCAGCGCGACCACCTGGGCCGGGTCACGCAGGTCGATCCCCACCACCCGCAGCCGGTGCAACCAGTCGGCGCTGTCCTCCATCGCGGCGAAGCGGCGCACCGCGTCGTTGGGGAACCGGGTGGTGATCGTGGTGTGCGCGCCGTCGCGCAACAGCCGCAGCGCGATGTACATGCCGATCTTGGCGCGTCCACCCGTGAGCAGCGCGGTACGACCGGTCAGGTCGGTGCGGGCATCCCGCTTGGCCCGGTTGAAGGCGGCGCAATCGGGACACAGCTGGTGGTAGAAGGCGTCGACCACCGTGAAGTGGTTCTTGCAGATGTAGCAGTGCTGTGAGCGCAGCAGCGTGCCTGCCGTGGCCCCGACCGCGGTGGACACCAGGGGCAGGCCCTGCGTCTCGTCGTCGATGCGTCCCGGCGCGCCCGTGGCGGTCGCGGCGATGACAGCGCGATCAGCGGCCGCGATCTTGTCGCGGGCGGCGGCCCGGCGCTCCTTCTTCAGCTCCTTGAACATCTTCGCGGTGGCCTGGCGGACAGCAATGGCGTCGGGGTGCTCGGGCGGCAGCGCGCTCACCTCAGCCAGCACCTTCAGGCAGGTGCTGAGCTGGTCAGGATCGATCGCGGTCACCGTCGAAGGGTACGGGGACGGGGCCGCGGCAGGCCAATTAGCGAACCGGCTCGCTCGATTCTTTGGATCGATGTCGGTGCCTGCTCGTACGGTGGCCTTTATGAGCGAAGACACGACTCCCGAGCTTGGCGTGTTGGCTGTCGAGGCCCTCGACCTGCTCACCGCCGCCGTCCGTGACGTTCCTGCCGAACGCTGGGATGATCCGTCGATCCTGCAGGACTGGACGGTGCGCGAACTGGTCGCGCACGCGACCGGCAGCGCCACCCGAATCATCGTGCTCGCCGAAGACGGCGAGCTCTGGGACGGCCCGTCCGAACCGTCGGACTGGATGTATGGCAACCCCGCCGATCAGTTGAGCGCGTTGGCAATTCGGCTCCGTGACGCCCTACCCACGGCGGATCTCGATGCCCCGCGCAAGTCCCCGCAGGGCGAGGTTCCGCTGCGCCGCGCGCTGCTGTTCCCGATTGCCGACCTGGCGCTGCACACCTGGGATCTGCGCCAGTCGCTGGGCGAGTCGATCGAGCTGCCCGACGACCTGCTCACCCTGTCCGAAGGGCTGGTCCACTCGGTGCCGGAACAGCTGCTCCGACGCCCCGGGGCGTTCGGTCCGGAGCAACCCGCGCCGGCGGGTTGTTCGCGCACCACCAAGCTGCTGGCGTTCCTCGGCAGGCCTGTCAGCCCCAGTGCGTAAGGGCTCACCAGAGCCCTGGCGCATGAGTCGAGCGGTACCCGCGCCACAGACTGCGCAGGCAGGGTCCAAACTTGTCCGGCCTGTCGAGGACGTCGCACTCAACTACTCAAGCTCGGCCTCCAGGTTCCAGCAATATGCTCAACAATCCGGTCCCCCATGCGTTTTGCCTCTGCCTGCGCACTCACCGGCAGCGAAGCAACCGCCCGCTCGAACGCACCAGGAAGTTGCTTTCGAAGTTCATCAACCCAAGCCACGGCCCGGTCCCCGGAGAGCCCGAGTCGACGGCCTACCGTGCGCCAATCAGAATTCGTAACGTCAAGCATCTTCCAGTGGTCACCGATTTTCATCGATGACAGCAGCCGCTGATGCTGGTCGTACGGTGCCGCCGACGCTACGTCATACAGGGGCGATACCTGCGCCCGCGCGCCAATGAGGACCAGCGAGTAGTTCTTAGCGTGAGCGTCCGTTCCGCCGATCAGCACGTTGTATGCCAGAGCTTTGAAGAAGCGCTCGGCATTGACCTCGCGGTCCTCGATCGGGAGCCTGGCGAGTAGATCCGCGATCTTGCCCACGCCCGGCCCTCCGTCGGACTGGTACTTCAAGCTGGGGTGTACCGACAATGCCTGGCACATGTCCTCTTGATGGACCCGGCGCCACGCGGTCCCGTCATGAAGCCGGTCGTAGCGCATCGAGATCAGTACCTGAACGTCAGCGATCTCGACTACCTCGGATCCAGCCGCAAGTAGACCAGCCTCACCGGCGGCGCTCAGACACAGCGCCTCGTTGATGTGGTGACGGGCATAACCAGCGATCGCAGGCTTGACGATCGCGGTCGTCGGCGTGGCGTCACGCGGGATACCGAATCGCCCTGACGCCGGGTCACGGAACAGCGCTGCTTTTGGTTGGGCGCCGGCAAGACTCCAGCGCCCCCCGAATCTCCCTGGGTCCCAGTCGGATTGATGGGTAGCGAGGTCACGCACCAGCTCGGCGAAGTCGGTATCTCTGAGCCAGTCGATGTCACCGGTTCGATCACGCGCATCGGCCGGGTCGAGATCAGACGGAAGAATCTGAACTGCGCCGGCCGCATCGCGACCGACATGAGCGAGCAGCGAAAACGGATTGTTCGGCGACACGTTGTATTCGCGTCCCCATCGCTGTCGCGCTCCTTCGCTGTCAGGCAGCAGGCCCTCAAGATATGCGCGGACCGCCTTGTCCCGGTGCCGCTTTGACAGGACCGGCAACGACAACGACAACGGCGTCGGATCACCTTGTTCGAGGTACTCGTCGTCGTAGCTGAAACTCAGCGCGCCCTGCGACGATTGCGCGGCCGTTCCGATAGGAGTTCCGTCAAGGTAGACGCGTAACGTTCGAGTCGCCACTACGCCTTCTTCGGGCCGAAGAGCGCGTCAAACGGGTCACGGGGAACTCGCCGTTGTGATTTCGAAGGAGCTTTCAACGGTGTCCCGGAAACAGCGGCGTGGAGGTCAATACCAACGACACGCAGAGCGTCGAGAACCCGTTGCGCTTCGAGCCGCGGGTGCCCTTTCTCCAAACGAATTACCCAATCTCGGCTCGTGTGCAGTTGCGCCGCAAGATCGGCCTGCGTCATCCCGCGGGCGGTACGCGCCGAACGAACGAGCGCACCAAGATCACCCATCGTCTTGACTTGCATTTCGACACCTCATGTAGTCGTTCGACAACATCACAGATTGTAGCCGTTCGACAACATTCGCGAAAGATGCCGTTCGACAACTCTTCGCACTTCAGAAGCAGTGCGACTCGGCCACTCACGCACCAGCGGTGCACTGTAGGTCCCAGCTTCGAGCCTACGACTCTGCAGTGCGCTCCTGCGTGAGACGCAACCGCTGCTCGACCCAAGACCAGTCCACCCGCTCTTGCTCGAGGCGCACGCCGACCCCCAACCCCCCTTCGACCAACTCGGAGTACAGGCGGTACTCGTCAGCAGTCAGTCGAGTGAGTAGCGATCTTGCCGGACGATCCTCACTCACCCAACGATCGCGGTGCGTCAGCAGGGTCTCCCGGTCCATCAGCACCGAGCGCGCGCTTGGCAGCCAGGCCCGCAGACGATCGAGTATCGCGAATCCATGCGTGTCGATGTCACCCCAGTAAATGACGTCTGCACCGGCCAGCCACTGCAGCTTCCCGGCATTGTCGACATCGAAACCCTTGCCCCAGATCACCACACCATTTGGAGGTACCGCAGCGCTGAGATAACTGATCTCGTTCTCGATGATCAGCGCAACATGCGGTTGCACGTCCAACTGCGCCAGTTCGTCGGTCCGTGCTGCAACCTCAGTCAGCGGTACCGGAAGGCCCAACGACGACGAAGGGCGCAACCGCAGAAGACTGGGCTTGGCCCGCAGGCCCAAATCAACCAGAAATCCGCCAGGCGATGACGAAACACCAAGCATTCCAGCCAGATCGGACCGATAACGCTCGGCGAACTTGGTATCGACCCCGGGGGCGCTGAGCTCCCGCAGATATCGCTGTGAGTGCCTGTGACCGTCCAGCCACTCGTACGCTGCGACCAAGCGCGGCATCTCCGATACCAGTGACAGAGCACGGTGCGGGTACGAAGCAATCCAGTCACGGACAGGCTTATGCTGCGCCGTCAGCGTCAGCAGTCTATCGAAACGGCGGACTGTCGCCACCACGCCAAGCAACGTCCAGGCCTGTTCGTACGAAGAAACCACCGCGCGGATAGGTACTGCATTGCGACCAATCTGTCTGCCGCCGACGGTCTTCCATTCCAGCGCGTAACGGACGTCGTTGCCGCGACCACCGTCCAAGGCCACGACCCAATCACGCGCGGCAGCGATGTCGTCACCGATCTGAGCAAGCGTGGGGCCGCGCAGCGGCACCTCGATCGGCGCGAACGGCTCGGCGTTGGCGTAGCTCCGCAGTAGCGACCCGTCATCCCACCGACGCCTGACCCGTGCGGCTACATCCTCAGCCGAGGTCC from Mycolicibacterium phocaicum includes the following:
- a CDS encoding SDR family oxidoreductase, which produces MTAIDPDQLSTCLKVLAEVSALPPEHPDAIAVRQATAKMFKELKKERRAAARDKIAAADRAVIAATATGAPGRIDDETQGLPLVSTAVGATAGTLLRSQHCYICKNHFTVVDAFYHQLCPDCAAFNRAKRDARTDLTGRTALLTGGRAKIGMYIALRLLRDGAHTTITTRFPNDAVRRFAAMEDSADWLHRLRVVGIDLRDPAQVVALADEVAAQGPLDILINNAAQTVRRPPGSYAALVEAERTPPPELVDVITFDHVSDAHPHALAGSLGEHPTAHALTSLALQARSASPERIAAGLAIDAGGLLPDTASINSWTQRVHEVDAMELLEVQLCNQTAPFILVSRLRPAMAASSARRKYVVNVSAMEGQFSRGYKGPGHPHTNMAKAALNMLTRTSAGEMLEQDGILMTAVDTGWITDERPHPTKLRLAEEGFHAPLDLVDGAARVYDPIVRGERGEDLYGCFLKDYAKSPW
- a CDS encoding TIGR03086 family metal-binding protein is translated as MSEDTTPELGVLAVEALDLLTAAVRDVPAERWDDPSILQDWTVRELVAHATGSATRIIVLAEDGELWDGPSEPSDWMYGNPADQLSALAIRLRDALPTADLDAPRKSPQGEVPLRRALLFPIADLALHTWDLRQSLGESIELPDDLLTLSEGLVHSVPEQLLRRPGAFGPEQPAPAGCSRTTKLLAFLGRPVSPSA
- a CDS encoding type II toxin-antitoxin system HipA family toxin; amino-acid sequence: MATRTLRVYLDGTPIGTAAQSSQGALSFSYDDEYLEQGDPTPLSLSLPVLSKRHRDKAVRAYLEGLLPDSEGARQRWGREYNVSPNNPFSLLAHVGRDAAGAVQILPSDLDPADARDRTGDIDWLRDTDFAELVRDLATHQSDWDPGRFGGRWSLAGAQPKAALFRDPASGRFGIPRDATPTTAIVKPAIAGYARHHINEALCLSAAGEAGLLAAGSEVVEIADVQVLISMRYDRLHDGTAWRRVHQEDMCQALSVHPSLKYQSDGGPGVGKIADLLARLPIEDREVNAERFFKALAYNVLIGGTDAHAKNYSLVLIGARAQVSPLYDVASAAPYDQHQRLLSSMKIGDHWKMLDVTNSDWRTVGRRLGLSGDRAVAWVDELRKQLPGAFERAVASLPVSAQAEAKRMGDRIVEHIAGTWRPSLSS
- a CDS encoding helix-turn-helix domain-containing protein, coding for MQVKTMGDLGALVRSARTARGMTQADLAAQLHTSRDWVIRLEKGHPRLEAQRVLDALRVVGIDLHAAVSGTPLKAPSKSQRRVPRDPFDALFGPKKA
- a CDS encoding Wadjet anti-phage system protein JetD domain-containing protein is translated as MNAAWTSAEDVAARVRRRWDDGSLLRSYANAEPFAPIEVPLRGPTLAQIGDDIAAARDWVVALDGGRGNDVRYALEWKTVGGRQIGRNAVPIRAVVSSYEQAWTLLGVVATVRRFDRLLTLTAQHKPVRDWIASYPHRALSLVSEMPRLVAAYEWLDGHRHSQRYLRELSAPGVDTKFAERYRSDLAGMLGVSSSPGGFLVDLGLRAKPSLLRLRPSSSLGLPVPLTEVAARTDELAQLDVQPHVALIIENEISYLSAAVPPNGVVIWGKGFDVDNAGKLQWLAGADVIYWGDIDTHGFAILDRLRAWLPSARSVLMDRETLLTHRDRWVSEDRPARSLLTRLTADEYRLYSELVEGGLGVGVRLEQERVDWSWVEQRLRLTQERTAES